A single Saccopteryx bilineata isolate mSacBil1 chromosome 11, mSacBil1_pri_phased_curated, whole genome shotgun sequence DNA region contains:
- the AKAIN1 gene encoding A-kinase anchor protein inhibitor 1, translating into MVFAPGEKPGNEPEEVKLQNASKQIVQNAILQAVRQVSQESRQREERDRDNRGSFQLGTGELTKKHGKK; encoded by the coding sequence GTGAGAAACCTGGAAATGAGCCTGAGGAAGTGAAGCTGCAGAATGCCAGCAAACAGATTGTGCAGAACGCCATCCTGCAGGCTGTGCGGCAAGTCTCCCAGGAAAGTcggcagagggaagagagggacagagacaacCGGGGCAGCTTCCAGCTGGGCACGGGGGAGCTAACCAAGAAGCATGGAAAGAAGTAA